The following coding sequences lie in one Petrotoga sibirica DSM 13575 genomic window:
- a CDS encoding S-layer homology domain-containing protein, with product MKKTLAFFVVMVFVVSAFSLGFTDVGLDHWAYDYVMKLVEKGVIPVDEPTFRGYEPLTRSDAAVWMSRLVTYLENSPEIAKTRDLSYLEAKVGDLSKKVNNVESQFNSLNDQLQADDLLSDLQATYQDVKKTAYRAKNMGDALETDLLAVSQDVAGLKATVSQLEVTVKETKSLAEQNQMFVKALPTLSLKVASLEEQIASLEEFKTSMAKQHLNLKYDTYDKIDGLTNRVSTNEKQIASLSQDLADVKRTAEINQMFVKALPDLSKKAASNEAKITELSQVVEAHNAEIAKAQDKTMLWLVAGLGVILGVVGIFMPQ from the coding sequence ATGAAGAAAACGCTTGCTTTTTTTGTAGTAATGGTATTTGTGGTTTCTGCCTTTTCACTTGGCTTCACTGATGTAGGATTAGATCATTGGGCGTATGATTACGTTATGAAGCTAGTTGAAAAAGGCGTAATTCCTGTAGATGAACCAACCTTTAGAGGTTATGAACCTTTAACAAGGTCTGATGCCGCAGTTTGGATGTCGAGGTTGGTAACTTATTTAGAGAATTCTCCTGAAATCGCTAAGACGAGAGATTTATCCTATTTGGAAGCTAAAGTAGGAGACCTCTCAAAGAAAGTAAATAACGTTGAAAGTCAGTTTAATTCCTTGAATGACCAGTTGCAAGCGGATGATCTTTTATCTGATTTGCAGGCGACATATCAAGATGTTAAAAAGACAGCCTACAGAGCCAAAAACATGGGAGATGCTTTAGAGACCGATCTTTTAGCGGTAAGCCAAGATGTAGCTGGTTTAAAGGCAACAGTTAGTCAGTTAGAGGTAACTGTGAAAGAAACAAAGAGTTTAGCAGAACAAAATCAAATGTTTGTTAAAGCATTACCTACACTCTCACTAAAAGTGGCTTCACTCGAAGAGCAAATAGCTTCACTCGAAGAATTCAAAACAAGTATGGCAAAGCAACATTTGAATCTCAAATACGATACTTACGATAAGATTGATGGATTAACCAACAGGGTATCTACAAACGAAAAACAAATCGCATCTTTATCTCAAGATTTGGCAGATGTAAAAAGGACAGCTGAAATAAATCAGATGTTTGTTAAGGCTTTACCAGATCTTTCAAAAAAAGCCGCTTCTAATGAAGCAAAAATAACAGAGTTAAGTCAAGTAGTTGAAGCTCATAACGCAGAAATAGCAAAGGCGCAAGATAAAACAATGTTATGGTTAGT